In Lagenorhynchus albirostris chromosome 14, mLagAlb1.1, whole genome shotgun sequence, one DNA window encodes the following:
- the POP5 gene encoding ribonuclease P/MRP protein subunit POP5 has product MVRFKHRYLLCEVVSDDPRCRLSLEDRVLGGLVRDTIARVHGTFGAAACSIGFAVRYLNAYTGIVLLRCRKEFYRLVWSALPFITYLENKGHHYPCFLNTLHVGGTIRTCQKFLIQYNRRQLLILLQNCTDEGEREAIQKSVTRSCLLEESSAGEELSDSGGEEAAEAME; this is encoded by the exons ATGGTGCGGTTCAAGCACAG GTACCTGCTCTGTGAAGTGGTGTCTGACGACCCCCGCTGCCGCCTGAGTCTGGAGGACCGAGTGCTGGGCGGCCTGGTACGGGACACGATTGCCCGCGTGCACGGGACTTTCGGCGCGGCCGCCTGCTCCATCGGCTTCGCGG TGCGATACCTCAATGCCTATACTGGAATAGTGCTACTTCGATGCAGGAAGGAATTCTACCGGCTTGTGTGGTCAGCTCTTCCCTTTATCACATACTTGGAGAACAAAGGACACCATTACCCGTGTTTTCTCAACACCTTACACGTGGGAG GTACAATCAGAACATGTCAGAAGTTCCTGATTCAGTACAACAGGAGACAGCTGTTGATCCTGTTGCAGAACTGCACTGATGAAG GAGAACGAGAGGCTATCCAGAAGTCTGTCACAAGAAGCTGTTTACTAGAGGAGTCGTCGGCTGGGGAGGAGCTTTCAGACAGTGGTGGTGAGGAGGCTGCTGAGGCAATGGAGTGA